The genomic interval tgctattcggtagacggtggacgtttgctagctggctagctgctgggcagatagcagtgtagactacgttaggacgacgaaatacgaagttgcaatagaagtgctgactgtttcactttgttgtcctctttcttttcctttttcttctgtccttcttttgtccttattttgtcttcctttcttctgttaactagatatttttgttgttattctttgtaagctagctagcttcttccaggagagtccctagcaactgcttagcaacaagtaaacaattctgctagcaattcagatagctaagataactgtacaattttatgaaaaatagttaatttttcaaaagcctgtcttttttggtttccttgttttgtcttctattgagtcttgcagttctctcttgattttttcgatgtacttcactctaaaaaaacatttaaatctcaatatatacaggagctcatttttcagcagctgctcaatttagaactccggaacacagAACCTACCCAGACCAAAAACCACAGATGGCAGCATTTGCACAAAAATGAAAGTGTGacccaccgcatttaaccatggaaagaggattgggaatatggccgaatataaacagtgtagttattccctccgcaaggaaaTCTAGCGAAATGTtggtatagggacaaagtggagttgcaattcaacagctcagacaagaaacatatgtggcagggtctacaggatatcacagattacaaaaagaaaaccagccatgtcacaGACACTGACGTAttgcttccagacaaattaaacacattcgcccgctttgaggataacacagtgcaaCCGACACGGCCCGCTAACAAGGACCACGGggacccccctctccttctccgtggccgacgtatACATGACAGTTAAACGAgctaaccctcgcaaggctgccggccaaAACTGCATCcctatcacctccaccttacctgccaccctagacccacttcaatttgcataccacccaaacaggtccacagacgatgcaatcgcaatcacactgcaccctgccctgtcccatctggaaaagaggaatacctaatgtaagaatgctgttcattgactacagctcagaatttaacaccatagtaccctccaagctcatcattaaaaGATGGAGGCCCTGGGCCTCAAACCCACCTTGTGCAATtgagtcctggactttctgaagtgccgaccccaggtggtgaaggtaggaaacaatacctcaaaactggggccccacaagggtgagtgctcagccccctcttgtactccctgttcacccatgactgtgtggccaagcacgcctgCAACTCAATCATCTAgtagggtggtgcggtctgcacaacgcatcacctgggacaaactaccttccctccagaacacctacaccacctgatgtcacaggaaggccaaaacgatcaaggataacaaccacccgagccactgcctgttcaccccgctatcatccagaaggcaaggtcagtacatgtgcatcaaagcagggaccgagagactgaaaaacagcttctatctcaaggccatcagactgctgctaaacagccatcactaactcagacaAGCTGCTGCCTACATAGACTCACTCATCACTTTGAACTAACCACTTTAATGTtcacatatcttacattactcatctcatacgtacagggattggagtcattaaaacttgttttacaaccactccacaaatgccttgttaacaaactgtagtttcagcaagtcggttaggacattactttgtgcatgacaagtgatttttccaacaattgtttacagacaaatatttcactgtatcacaattccagtgggtaagaagtttaaatacactaagttgattgtgcctttaaacagcgtgggaaattatgtcatggcttttgaagcttcCGATTGACaaaaattatgtaaattagcctattggaggtgtacctgtggatgtatttcaaggcctaccttcaaacttagtgccgctttacttgacatcatgggaaaatcaaaatcagccaagacctcagaaaaaaaatggtagacctccacaagtctggttcatccttgggagaaatgtccaaatgcctgaaggtaccatgttcatctgtacaaacagtatgcaggtataaacacagccatcataccgctcaggacggagatgcgttctgtctcctagagatgaacatactttggtgtgaaaggtgaaaatcaatcccagaacaacagcaaaggaccttgtgtagatgctggaggaaacgggtacaaaagtatctatattcacagtaaaacgagtccgatatccacataacctgaaaggccgctcagcaaggaagaagccactgctccaaaaccggcataaaaaaaagccagactacggtttgcaactgcacatgcagACAAAGaacgtactttttggagaaatgtcctctggtctgatgaaacaaatatagaactgtttggccataatgaccattgttatgtttggagtaaaaagggggaggcttgcaagccgaggaacaccgtcccaaccgtgaagcacgggggtggcaacatcatgttgtgggggtgctttgctgcaggagggactggtgcacttcacaaaatagatggcatcatgaggacggaaaattaggtggatatattgaagcaacatctcaagacatccgtccggaagttaaatcttggtcacaaatggttcttccaaatgaacaatgaccccaagaatacttccaaagttgtggcaaaatggcttaaggacaacaaagtcaagatattggagtggccatcacaaaccccTTACCTCAAATccatagaacatttctgggcagaagtgaaagtgtgtgcgagcaaggaggcctacaaacctgactcagttgcaccagccCTGTccggaggaattggccaaaattcacccaactttttgaaatcttgtggaaggctgcctGAAGCATTTGACTCAAGATAAACAACTtagaaggcaatgctaccaaatactaattgagtgtatgtgaacttccgacccactgggaatgtgatgaaagaaataaaagctgaaatcattctctattattctgacatttcacattcttaaaataaagtggtgatcctaactgaactaagagagggaatttgtactaggattaaatgtcaggaattgtgaaaaactgagtttaaatgtatttggctaaggtgtatgtaaacttccgacttcaactgtatatactgtaccttattccatctattgcaccttgcctatgccactcggccatcactcatccatatatttatatgtacatattcttattgcATCCCTTTAGATTTTTGTggattaggtagttgttggggaattagATTACTTGTTTGACAtttctgcactgtcggaactagaagcacaagcatttcgccgcaatcgcattaacatctgcatgtgaccaaCACAATTTGATTAGATTTAGGCATTCATTTTCCAGGCTATAGCACACGTTTTACATACAGCAATTTTTAAAAGGTCCAAAGACTCGGGTCTCCGTCGTGGTTTCATATTTGCCATGGGAAAAAAATAGTGATCGTCACAGCCCAAGCAAACATGTATGAAAGGtcttgttcaaatcaaaaggggtcCAGTCAGAAAGTGATTGAAATCTTATGGAACAACCCACATGTGGTGTCCTCACCATGTGAGGAAAACCTACCTGGTAAAAAAGCAGACTGGCCATGGTTTAGAAAGGGGAATGGGAGGGGAGCGGTGTCACGCAGCACACGTGACTAGGTTCACCAGCACCTCCAGTTGGAAGGCGTCGGGCCGGTCCAGGGGGTTGACCGCAAGCATGTCCTGCAGAAGCTTCTTTACCCCCTCAGACATGGTGCTGCGTGTCTTCTGCGGGATGTGGAGCACCATCTTGGGGTTCCCCAGGAGCGCCTCACCCACTGGCACAATCTCAGTGCCCCGGCGCACGTAGGTGCCCAACAGCTCACGCTTGGACTCGGCGTCGATGAAGGTGATCCGCTCCAGCATGGCCCAGATGATGATTCCCAGGGCAAAGATGTCAGCCTTGGCCGTGTAGTGGCCCTCCCACACCTCGGGCGCCATGAAGAAGTCTGAGCCACATGTTGACGACAACCAGAACTTGTTCACGTTGTTTCTGTCGCCTCCAGCTTTGGGGTGCTCATTGCCATCTTTGCCCAAGCCTGCGCAGACCTTGCTGAGGCCGAAGTCAGCCACTTTGAGGACAGGCAACCCTGACTTCTGGGAGATGAGGATGTTGTCGGGCTTGAGGTCGCGGTGCACAATGTTGTTCTGGTGCAGGAAGGCCACGGCACTGGTCAGCTGGCGCATGAAGCTCTTGTTGGTGCGCGGATCAGGCCGTCGCGAAAGGATGTACTGGTTCAGGTCCCCGCCTTCGCAGAACTCCATGATGAACCATAGGTAGCACGGCTCCTCCGGGTAGCCCAGAATTCGCTCACCTagggaaagagacagacaaaACAACATTTAAGAGTGGCAAAACCAATGGAACCTCGCCAATCTTAAAGGCTGTCATCTTGGCCGCAGACTAAATCTGGATGTTTTAAAgacaatttcctgcaattctacgcATTTTGCCATGACATGTCATCCGTGTGCCTCAAACATTATAAAATCAATGGAGGCTCCATGCCATGTTTTGAATTTTAGATTCTGTCTAGCTCCtttatcttttctacatactttatatcAGGTTTTAGTCGTTTAAGGTTGCACTGAAAACATTTTAGCATCCCAATTATATATTTGTTAAAATGTAAGTACATATTTTGGACAGTCGGCAATGACTTAGCGTCGGCGGCCTGCCGCTGCTAAAAGAATATGGGAAACACTGTCCCCCTTTCCACATGTGCAGCGATGGCTATGAAAACAAACGGGACTTGTTTCTCAAATAAACTGTGGCAAGCTATCTACACACATTAACATGGGCTGGGCTGTGTGCAACAGCGCAATCATCAACGCACAGATCTTGGCTAGGGTCTATGGGACTGTGTCCAAAGAGCACAGCTAATCTGTCTGTGCCCCACAACGTTCCCAGAATttcaatgtttgtttggttaggGTCATTTCTgttaataaatatattgaaaacatTATTATTACTACCACGATGACGGTCTTACCGTTGTCATTGTAGTAGTTGTCATTGTAGTAGTTGGACACAACCtaggctacacttgtgagaaaaaACTAGttggtttatttcattccatttactAGTTGTCAATTATtgaattgtcttttgtttggagcgctcctgTCAATCTTGAGGAAGAACACACCTGGTTTACGCATATAGAAGTAGGCCTAGTCTACCAGGCCTTCGGGCAAATGTTGGTCTATAagtgtgcccatttggggatctgataagACAAATCAGAAATTGCAGGGGAAACTAGCGCtgcagaatattttatacaaactTGTAAGTTTGCTAGCACGAGCGTCGGGTCAGACCAAGTTAATgcaatagttgatacaatgtttcaagttccttgcagacaggccacgcatagccaatgtgatttataggatatttattttcatcaggatattttctaccggcaggctgcaatgtttgttggctttatgtaggctatttttacatattAGCAATAGAAGTAACTTCCAGATTTATATCATTTTCATTTCAAATGTTGATTCACCACATGACATTGATTTTGAGATATGAAGACTATTGTAAGTGAAATTAAACTGTTCCACAAAAATGtacatatgaaaatcataactggcacacagatcagtagaaatggtaggataacttggcactctAAATTAAAAAGTTGCCGAccgctggtgtagcctattacctgCAACTTCAGGAGCGTACTGCCAGCAGCAGAGAGCAACCGAAACAGGAGGGTCGGGAACAGGTTCTCTTCTTCTGGTTAGGCTATATTGATCTCTCGGCTCCTTCTTTAGTAATTTGTGTGTCTTCATTTTTATTGGCAGGTCTTAATGCAGAAGACAAGTTCagtagtattcagacccctttctgttaaattttagaataagggtgtaatgtattaaatatttttttttccagtggtggaaaaagtactcaattatCATACTTCagaaaaagtaaagataccttaatagaaaatgactcaagtaaaagccatccagtaaaatactacttaagtaaaagtctaaaagcatttcattaaaaaatatacttaagtgtcaaaagtaaatggaatttctaaaatgtacttaagtattaAAGGTAAAAGTGCAAATAATTTCAACTTccttattaagcaaaccagacagcacattATTTTTTTTGACAGATAGCCAAGGGCACAGTAACACTCAGACATAACTTATGAactaagcatgtgtgtttagtgagtctgcccgatcagaggcagtagggatgacctcttgataagtgtgtgaattggaccattttcctgtcaaaatgtaacgattACTTTTGGGtatcaaggaaaatgtatggagtaaaaagtacattattttctttaggactATTGTGAtgtaaaagttgccaaaaatacaaataacctgaccatatgaagatcatcaaatgtaagggatttttgtaacgcttctgcttggctggttactgtttgtaataatttgtcaactggctatgttctgggctaggcatgttctgggctaggtatgctttcgcctAAAAGCATTTtctaaatctgacaccgtggttggattaacaagaagttaatctttaatcctatgtaaaatatgttttgttttctgaatttttataatgagcatttctatatttgaatttggcgctctgcaatctcactggatgttggccagatgggacgctagcgtcccacataccctagagggGTTAACTTGTCTTGGCAAGTGGTTCCCAAATTAGGTGTCGGCAGGGGGTCGTGCCCACCCAGTATTTTTTTTAattactcttgaaagttgtaatagtagaatgcacaggGTGCAATTAAGAAATTGGGTAGTGaatcatcagttcctcttgtcatgttagtCATTACATACCTTAGAGCTATTTATAACTAGATGTTATTTTttctcactcaaatatcacatgaatacataTTAGACATTGCAAAATTTAGAATTGCAATAAAATGCGCATTAAAAAAAAGCTAAATAGTCTTtgcaccccatgacaaaatgtgtagaattgcaggaaataagctttaagACAGTGCTGAAGTGTTCGCTGAGCATTATTGTCCAACAAACTTtcacagataaaaaaaaaaaagaaacatccctttttcaggaccctgtctttcaaagatatttggatttttacagaTTAATTTCAGATCTTCATTGTGAagggttaaaaaataaaaaataaaaaaactttccttgcttgttcaatgaaccc from Oncorhynchus keta strain PuntledgeMale-10-30-2019 chromosome 27, Oket_V2, whole genome shotgun sequence carries:
- the LOC118360228 gene encoding serine/threonine-protein kinase 35-like; amino-acid sequence: MTKREVKREVCKVLRSLAVENNNVDIDVPMEEHCFSMNFSKNENLEEHAMVMAPRYSLLREVGRGSYGVVFEAIARRTGARVAVKKLQCNAPENVELALSEFWALASLEKKHENVVQLEECVLQRNGMAQKMSHGNKRSKQYLRLVETSLKGERILGYPEEPCYLWFIMEFCEGGDLNQYILSRRPDPRTNKSFMRQLTSAVAFLHQNNIVHRDLKPDNILISQKSGLPVLKVADFGLSKVCAGLGKDGNEHPKAGGDRNNVNKFWLSSTCGSDFFMAPEVWEGHYTAKADIFALGIIIWAMLERITFIDAESKRELLGTYVRRGTEIVPVGEALLGNPKMVLHIPQKTRSTMSEGVKKLLQDMLAVNPLDRPDAFQLEVLVNLVTCAA